The DNA region GATGGGGCGGAATTCACATGGGCCAAAAACGGCCTCtttgaaagattggatagagtgcttgttagTGAGGGTTGGGCTAGGGCCTTCGaagctactcgggttacgaacctccctcTGGTTGCTTCGGACCACGGGCCGGTTCATGGCTGTAGTGCAAAATGCATGGGAGGAGAGTACGGGGGCGAGTGGACTCCTAAATATTCAAATCAAACATGCTAGAGTGAAAAGAGCCCTAAAGGCGTGGAACAAAGAAgtttttgggaacatccatgccaacctcaaggaaaaggaggaaggaATTGCCGTGGCCCAATCCATCTTCGAAGCAAGGCCAACACCGGAAAATAGGACAATGATCAATAAATACATTGGCGAGTACATCATgttgctgaaaatggaagaggaTTTTTGGCGGCAAAAGGCAGCCCTGAGATGGCTTGCGGAGGgcgacaaaaatacccggttctatcaaagctgggtgaaacaaaaaagAGTTCGCCTACGCATCCACTCGATTCGTGTCAACGGCCAGGAGCTTGCTGAGGAGGCCGAAATAAAAAAGTCAGCGGTAGATTTCTACCAACAACTCCTAGCGCCCAGCAACCCGGTTCTAGACGAGCCAGACCTTGACCTTATCCAGCGAGTACACTCAGCCGAGCACTTTGCGGACATCGCAAATGCGCCGGGTGCGGACGAGATCAGGAGCGCCGTTTTcagcatttccggagatagcgCCCCCGGACCCGATGGCTTCTTCGCCACATTCTACCAAGCCTGTTGGActattgtggggccggaggtggTTGAAGCAATTGGCCAGTTCTTTAGAGGGGCTTTCCTGCCACGAAGTATTACGGCCACAACcattgtcctcatcccaaagaaggcgtcgccccgagtcatggaccgactaccgacccataaGCCTCTGCAACGTCTTTAACAAGATCGTCACCAAGGTACTCACGACTCGACTCTCCCCTTTCcttccacaggtcatctccccaaaccaaagtggtttcGTGAAAGGGCGGCTCCTCAATGATAACGCTCTGTtggcccaagagatgttccatgaacttgcaagatgctccccagcgcctaatgtagcGGTGAAGATCGACATGGCAAAAGCCTATGATAGGATCCAATGGCCTTTCCTCTTCAAGGTGCTTTGGCGAATGGGATTCTCGGACACATGGATCTCACTCATGGAGAGGTGCATAGGCTCGTGTTGGTTCTCGATCCTTGTCAATGGGGTACCTTCAGGATTCTTCAGATCAACACGGGGACTCCGACAAGGTGATCCGATTTCCCCTGCGTTGTTTGTAATTGCGGCGGACTACCTGTCTCGAGCCTTGGATAAGCTTATACTTGGACAAAGGGATATGGTGTTTAAGGCCTCCCGGAAATGCATTGAGGTCAGCCACCTAGCCTATGCGGatgatattataatattcaCACAAGCGGCGGCAACCCCCCTGCGCCGGCTCCGAGCCTGTCTCGAGAACTATGAAAatgtctccggccaacaagtcagcctcaccaAGAGCAACTTCTATATCACTGAAATCCATGACCATTGGGCACCCTCGATCCAagcggaaggaggcttcactAGGGGCACCTTTCCTTTCCTCTACCTCGGCGTCCCCATCTACCGTGGTGtaaagcgcacggacatgttcctcttcctacgtgaaaagattgcaagaaggatctcggGCTGGGCACACCGGCACTTATCTTTTGGAGGGAGGCTCACGctgattaagagcacccttgaagcgatccccttacacatcttccaagccattgagccCACTGCCGGCACCTtaaaacaacttgatcaacaaatggcccgattcttttggggatcTACGAGTGAGAGAAAGTGAACCCATTAGATTGGATGGGATCAAATGTGTCGCCCTACCGAGGAAGGAGGTCTCGGGATTCGGAAAACATTGGAGGTTTTACGTGCTTTCAACATAAAATTATGGTGGCACttccgggaacaaaactccatttgggcaaaatacatgatggcaaaatattgctccatctccacacCATTTACCTTGAGAacgccgagcaggagtagccctacatGGAGGAGGCTCTCTAGAGCTTGGACTCTCGTGCAACCGTACATGAGGTGGCTTGTGGGGCAAAGGAatatctacttctgggatgacatctgGGTCCTCAGCCCACTCAGGGACCTCatccttgatgataggggaaggccaaccacccgggtctcggagttcattacaaatggcaCTTGGGATGACCCAAGCTCCGACTCCTGCACGATCAAGCCGGCATCCCACAACATATTATTGATCGCATCCTCAGCACCCCGATACTCCaagacgaacaggatatcccgcgGTGGACCCTCTCTGAGCACGGGGAATTCACGGTAGCATCGACGTGGGACACACTCCGAGGGCGGAACCCGATCGTTCAAGGCCTgggtgatgtttggcaggcgGGCCTCACTAAGTCAATAGCCATCTTCATCTGGAGGCTTCTTTCCAATCGGGTGCCAGTCGACacaaaacttcagtggcgggagattgaacTTGCCTCCAAGTTCCATTGTTACCCTCTTTGACCGAATAttgagtccctccaacacctcttcattcagggttacggagctcgcagagtatggaatGAGTTTGATTCATGGTTTGATGGGGCAACCCCCTGCCTCtcaatcaatgacacaatcccaacGAGAATTGAAACTTGGATGCGAAGATGTCACCAACCGAACAAGAAGCACCTTAGCCGAGCCATCCCCTACCTCATCTTGTGGTTCATCTGGGCGGAAAGAAATAGGAGCCGGCACCAAGACACGAGGTTCAATCCGCACAATGTGGTATGGCAGATCCACATGTTCATCCGGAACTCCATGGCCAATGGGAACttgaagccgaagcattggCGAGGGGTCAAACTTAGAATCAACATCCCGCAACAAGTTGAACCAGCTAGGGCGCAGCcgctagccatggcaatcaaatgggaCCCCCCGGACCACCCTTGGATTAAACtaaacacggatggctccttcAATGAAGTGACCAACAAAGCAGGGGGGGAGGAATCATTCGGGACAGCTCGGGCAACATGCTGGTGGCGTTTAGCACGCCCCTTGAAGCACACTCGGCTCTGGAGGCTGAGCTGACGGCCATGATCTATGGGCTGCGCTTAGCAAAGGATCTTGACTTACCAATCTGGATCGAATCAGATGCCGAGCAAGCCATTAATCTGGTCAATGGAGCAGGGTGGGGGCCGGCTCTAGCTCGGCAAGCAGTGGCGCAATTGATCTTGCTCAAGCGCCAACttaaattccgagccaccttcatacaccgGGAGGGGAACAaggcggcggatttccttgcgagaATGGGCCTGAGGCTTGATAGCGGTCGACAATTGGATCATAATTCTGCACCAAGAGACCTCATGGACTTTGTCCGCTTGGACCGAATGGGTGTTCCAAACATTCGAACCCTAGATGGGGACGGATAATAGAGTCGGTTACTCGGAGATGGAAGACCATAGAGcctttgttttgtttaattgcaCTTTTGAATGGAGTAGGATGGGGTCCGAGCCGTGTGGAGTCGGACCGCTTTCTACTCTTGCCTTTGCTatggcacaccactttcgggtgtggccacgttctGTAACCCCCTTTTGacatatagggatgagggacccacgaaccctccaccgtaatgttgtttaattggaaaaaaaaacaattggcgactcaaagaacgtgtcaaaatccggcgcccacttgaacaccctcatcggatggcaatcaacataccaattcggactcccattagggccatttagcaccttagcataatcggccacctcttgaaattggagtaaaatatgcttagcattcaagtatttccatgtgaatgctccaactagccccatgccactaagacttttttgaatttgggttgtggacgggagtgaatgggagaacttcccgacaatagctagccctagcttctccgagagAAAATCCGTTTCAAAATCGGAAAAGGAGAGCGATGGCGTACCTTCAAAAGAGCCGGCTGTACCCAAAGGCTTAGTCTTGCCGTCGTCCAAGGGGATTGGCTCGGACTTTCGATTTGGGGCCGATGAACCCTCCACGGCCCCGGTCCCCCTGCGATTGGAATGATTCGTTGCCGCCTTCCACACATTCGCCGGCGGTGCCAGCGTTTCCGGCGAAGACTCCGGCGGTGCCAGCTTTTCCGGTGACGGCTCTGGCGGTTGTGCCATGGGGGCACGGTCTTCCATGCGTGCATCAGCCtcaaggtggaggtaagtagcaCATGGTATTGCTTGTGAGTACAAATTGTCATTTTCCCCATTTCGAGCAACACCttcttccccatgcaaagtggtctttgtctctacctcttttttcaagtcacatgattccaacacatcacatgccaccccatcatctagcctaggacccatgtgatgtattgtacttgcaccggttgggtggtggtccagctcactccggctcgccggcgccggcgaaattccggccacctcctcggaattgagcatttccattgcaatcttcttcttcttttcttccatCTTTGCTGTCGACTCCTTCATCGGCTCAACTACCTCCCGGAAACCGGATTTGACTGGTGGGTCCACTAGGTCATCGTCTGAGATTCCGGCAGCAAAATACCGTTCATGGTCGAGATGGAGTAAGTGACCCGTATAGCTGCTTCGAAGGGGCCCGACCTCGCCATTTGAGCAAACATTCTCATCGTATACCCATCGGAAGGCTGCTCTCCTTCCGGCGATGCTGTCTCCTCTTCATTTTTCCCGGCGAGTAGCTCCTCGGCCATTTCAaagatcatttttttcttgattcgACTAACCCCCGAAATATTCTCAAGGCCTGTGCGTTTCAGCTCACGTCGGCCTCTCTCAGGGAAAGGAGTCCCGGCCCTCTTCGTCTTTGGCCGTGGGATGAAAGGGAGACTCCGTTCCGGCGAGCGGGGTGATTGGATCGTGTGAGATGAAACCGTAGCAGCCTCAACCGCCTGTTCTCCGCCGGCCTTCACCATAGTCGTGGCTGAAGAttacatttcacctccctcaaaggggagggagggagagtggacgaaatctagagagaagggagagcttctctctcttccGATGAAGCCTGCAGGTCCATACCTTATCTCATCCTCTGGTTCATTTGGGCGGAGCGCAATAGGAGCCGTCATGAGCAGGTACAATTCAAACCTTTCAATGTTATTTGGCAAGTCCAAATGTTCATCCGGAACAATATGATAAGTGGGGGAATCAAACCGAAACATTGGAAAGGCGTGagactaaaaatggaaataccgAGTCAAGCCGTCCCAAGGAGGCCGAGAGGGATCGCCATGCAGGTCAAATGGCACCCACCGGACTgcccgtggataaagctcaacacggatggagCATATCTAACCACGACACACaaaggaggagggggaggcatTGTCCGAGACCACTCCGGAAAAATGATTGTGGCCTTTGCAACACCTATTGATGCGCAATCGGCCcttgaggccgagctcatggccTTCTACCACGGGCTAATTCTGGCCACAACATGGGGCCCGACGCACATTCACCGAGTCATGGCTCGCCTTCATTCCCTTAAGCAAAGACACACCGTCCGCGCCACCTTTCTTCACCGGGAGGGTAACAAAGTGGCTGACTTGCTTGCCAAGATGGGACTTGAACAACAATCCTTCCGCCCACAATGCTCCCCGCTTATTCCAAGCCATCGTCCGACTGGAGGAGAAGGGTACCCCCAACATTCGATGTAGAGATGAAGACCGTTAGTAGTGTATGGCCCACCGATCGTGAGCTTAGCGGACGCCGAAGAGTACGTAGGTGTCGAATCTGTTGATGGCTTGACCTCTCCCTACTCTTGTGGTGCAATTGCCTTAGGGATTTTGTACTTTGCATTTTGGTTTTGTTCACCTAggctccaccgtgaaggtgttaaaaaaaaaagactcaacattgaaaagaggacagaacaatatgcaaagcaagccaacaagggtcggaaacaagtcatctttgagccgggagattgggtttggttgcatatgagaaaggagagatttccttcgaaaagaaagtccaagttgcagccaagaggagatgaaccattccaagtgattgcaaaagtcaatgataatgcttacaaactagCACATGAGatagaagctctcccttctctctagaattcgtccactccctctccctcccctttgagggagatgtaatgtgattgttgcatccaacacatggtgaagtccggcGGTGAGTTGCCGGAGGGGGATGGCGATGCCTTGGAACACACGATGCAGCCCCTCTCCTCGCCGGAGTGGAAGTTTCATTCTATTGCACAGTCTAAAACcaaaagggttggcacgcctcacccggagaaagctcgacaagccctCAAACGAACCGgccttgaatctggttcggaggttagtcaggctaagaagaagatggtcttTGAAATGGTGGATAGTCTCGTTGCGGAACGCCATGGTGAAAGGAAAGGGACGTGGGAAAACAAGCTCGCCCCTTTTGGGGATATGTTGAGCTCTCTAGCCCAAATGGCCAAGGAAGGGAGCGTCCCGACGAGTGGAATGGAAGGGCTCGATGGTGAGGAGATGGCCGGAATGTCGCCGGTGCCGGCAGGATGGAATATTGGAGGATCAAGCATGGAGAAAGAGATGGTCAACCGGCTGACCATTGCAAGTACCATGCCCCACGTGAAggatggggtggcatgtgagTTGGTGgatgcatgtgactcacaaaaggAAGAAAAGACAAAGGCCACTTTTCATGGGCAAGATAATGTTGGTGCATTTGTGGaaaatgccattttgaattcaaaatcaccaCCATGTACTATGCATCCTCATCTCGGCAAAGATGGAGGCGAGGATGACCACGGCTCCGACGCACCACCGCCGGAATCCTCGCCGGAAAACTTGGTCCGGCCGGCGGTTGATTGGAAGAAGGCAAAACAATTATTCTCCCATGGAGAGATGGGGAATGTGGAGGGAGCTTCAACCTGTACAATAGCCAAAAGGCCAAGCCAGTCACACTTGATGCCGGCAAGGCCAAGCCTATGGGAACGGCCGGCTGTCACGAAGGTACCCCATCTCTTGGCTGATTGAATGGCTGATTTCCATGCACCTCTTGGACGCTTTGAAGGTCATCTCTATATTGCCAAGAATAAGCTTGTCGAGGGCCATGGAACGGTAATCTGCGGCGATCACAAACAGTGCGGGGGAGATGGGATCTCCTTGTCTGAGCCCCCGAGTAGATTTGAAAAAGCCAGCTGGGGCGCCATTaataaggaccgagaaccaacaaAAACTAATGCATCTTTCAATGAGGTCAATCCAAGCAGCCGGATAGCCCATGCGCCGAAGTACGTTGATTAAAAAACTCCATTGCACCCTATCATAGGCCTTGGCCATGTCGATCTTGATGGCCACATTCGGTGCTGGGGAACGCCTTGCTAATTCATGAAACATCTCTTGGGCGAGGAGGACGTTGTCGTGTAGGGGCTGACCCTTCACGAATCCACTCTGGATAGGGGAGATAACCTGAGTCAAAAAAGGCGCAAGGCGTGCGGTTAGTACTTTTGTGATAACCTTGTTAAGGACATTGCATAAGCTTATGGGCCGAAAGTCGGCCCATGTCTCGGGCGAGGCCTTATTCGGGATAAGGACAATGTTTGTGGTCGTGACACTTCGAGGAAGGTATGCCCCAAGAAAAACTTGTTTGATGGCTTCCACCACATCCGTTCCAATGATCCCCCAACATGTTTAATAGAAGACGGCCGAGAAGCCGTCCGGACCTGGTGCACTATCCCCGGAGATGTCAAAAACCGCTTTCTACACCTCCTCACGGTCCGGTGGGTAGTGTAACTCCTCTATCTCGGTTGAGGGGGGGAGTTGGTGAATTAGGTCAAGGTCCGAGTCCTCAAGCGCCGGGGTGTCCGGGCAAAGAAGGCTCCGAAAGAACTTAACCGCCGAGTGCCGTATCTCTGTTTCTTCTGCAATCTCCCTGCCATCCACATTGATAGAGTGAATTCGGAGTCTAACTCTTttctgtttcacccagctttggtagaatctGGTATTCTTATCTCCATCTGCAAGCCACCTTAGTGCCGCTTTTTACctccagaagtcctcctccatccggAGTAGGagaatgtactcggcaatgtttTTATTGATCTCGGTCCTGTTCCACGGCGTTGGGTCAGCCTCAAAATAGGCTTGAGCTTGCGCGATCCCTTCCTCCATTGCTTGGAGATTGGCGTGAATGTTGccaaaaacctccttgttcccagccttaagggcctttttgcTCCTAGCAAGCTTAGTTTGGAGATTTAAGAGCCCACTCGCCCCTGTCGTTTGAGCCCAAATATCTTGAACTAGCTGCAAAAAGCCGTCGTGCCGGACCCACATATATTGGAACCGGAAGGCACTACCCCTCGAGGGCGGCCTCGGCATCGAACACCTCGCAAGTATCAGACCATGATCCGAGGATACCCTCGGGAGATTAGTCACCCTCGTTGCCTCAAACGCATTTGTCCATGCCTCAATGACAAGCAACCAATCCAACCTTTCAAACAGGCCATTTTTAGCCCAAGTGAATTCCGCACCATCAAACCCCGGGTCCAGAAGCCTACAGTCTTCAATGGCTTCGGCAAAATCAATCATCTTTGCTTGCCGATTGGTTTCACTACCAACCTTGTCTTCGTGTGCAAGGATCGTATTAAAGTCCCCTCCAATCAGCCACGGTGTTCCTTCCATCCGGGTTGATATCTCCCTCATTTTATCCCACAGGGGATGTCGCTCCAATATATTGCATTTAGCATATACCACTGAGATGGAAATATAGTTCGCCATCCGGTGCGAAGTTAGCCTTCCATGTAGGACTTGG from Salvia splendens isolate huo1 chromosome 9, SspV2, whole genome shotgun sequence includes:
- the LOC121749486 gene encoding uncharacterized protein LOC121749486, which encodes MEPLTNPDPDRYSKALGLKFKGSNMSGKIWVFAEEGANFIIEEDLDQVLHGRLTSHRMANYISISVVYAKCNILERHPLWDKMREISTRMEGTPWLIGGDFNTILAHEDKVGSETNRQAKMIDFAEAIEDCRLLDPGFDGAEFTWAKNGLFERLDWLLVIEAWTNAFEATRVTNLPRVSSDHGLILARCSMPRPPSRGSAFRFQYMWVRHDGFLQLVQDIWAQTTGASGLLNLQTKLARSKKALKAGNKEVFGNIHANLQAMEEGIAQAQAYFEADPTPWNRTEINKNIAEYILLLRMEEDFWREIAEETEIRHSAVKFFRSLLCPDTPALEDSDLDLIHQLPPSTEIEELHYPPDREEV